A single Rhopalosiphum padi isolate XX-2018 chromosome 4, ASM2088224v1, whole genome shotgun sequence DNA region contains:
- the LOC132929916 gene encoding facilitated trehalose transporter Tret1-like, whose protein sequence is MGQFPLPHAVTDIRCGNELEYDLVETKVKYGRKATIAQLLATIVQSLLLVNVGMELAMATVVIGSLYKNPKAEFVLTDTESSWYGSILYLCQPIGSVLSGYAQKHFGKKSCVVLACVPSIFGWILLWYANSVTMLYWSTITMGMGLGFNDGPAYSYIGEICEPRLRGIMSCVINMACLIGVLSSYGLSYVFQWKTVAAMSALCPVMCLTLVTFIPESPIWLISKGKNEKAMNAICWLRGWVEPRVVANEYQELMFYYKTSLDKSKTIRDSKGTFSSFLWIKSPSVYRPLRLVTVYYVFTLISCLTPCRPYIVKLMYESGVKDTHSIALVLYGFMQLAGSVGLTLTVRKLGKRYLTLSTLCINTLAIFVFAIYFVCINNTLISPKAYVPMVLYSIIMFSGAMGMLTVPWTLVSEIYPNEAKSFASSLTTAIFYILTFSATKVYLSVENTLGLNNTFFMMAASSFVGFVYLYRNMPETENKTLMEIEEFFVPKSEQTSSEISPEPQAV, encoded by the exons ATGGGACAATTTCCCTTGCCGCACGCAGTTACCGATATACGATGCGGGAATGAATTAG AATACGACCTCGTAGAAACAAAAGTCAAGTATGGCAGAAAGGCTACTATTGCTCAG ttattggCTACGATTGTTCAGAGTTTATTACTGGTAAACGTTGGAATGGAGTTGGCGATGGCTACAGTAGTAATCGGTTCACTTTACAAAAATCCAAAAGCTGAATTTGTACTGACTGATACCGAATCTTCTTGGTACG GAAGTATACTTTATTTGTGTCAACCGATTGGGAGTGTACTGTCCGGATACGCGCAAAAACACTTCGGAAAGAAGTCTTGCGTGGTTCTGGCTTGCGTTCCCAGCATCTTCGGCTGGATACTGCTGTGGTACGCAAACTCGGTTACCATGTTGTACTGGTCGACCATAACGATGGGCATGGGTTTGGGCTTCAACGATGGCCCGGCGTACTCGTACATCGGAGAGATTTGCGAACCGAGACTCCGGGGAATCATGTCCTGTGTGATAAACATGGCGTGCCTAATAGGCGTCTTGTCCAGTTACGGGCTGAGTTACGTTTTCCAATGGAAGACCGTGGCGGCGATGAGCGCCCTGTGTCCGGTCATGTGTCTGACGCTAGTGACATTT ATACCGGAAAGTCCGATTTGGTTGATATCCAAAGGCAAAAACGAGAAGGCCATGAACGCCATTTGTTGGCTGAGAGGATGGGTAGAGCCTCGTGTCGTTGCCAACGAGTACCAAGAACTGATGTTTTATTACAAGACGTCTTTAGACAAATCAAAGACGATAAGAGATTCGAAAGGCACGTTTTCGTCGTTTTTATGGATCAAGAGTCCCTCGGTGTATCGACCACTACGGCTGGTCACCGTTTACTATGTATTCACGTTAATTTCGTGTCTGACACCCTGCCGCCCTTACATCGTTAAATTGATGTACGAATCGGGTGTGAAGGATACCCACAGTATAGCTTTA GTGCTTTATGGATTTATGCAATTGGCTGGAAGCGTAGGACTCACTTTAACGGTGCGGAAACTAGGAAAGCGATATTTGACTTTATCAACGTTGTGCATAAACACGCTGGCAATATTCGTGTTCGCTATATACTTCGTATGTATTAATAACACACTGATTAGTCCCAAAGCCTACGTGCCAATGGTACTCTACTCGATCATCATGTTCTCTGGAGCTATGGGCATGTTGACCGTGCCATGGACGTTGGTCAGCGAGATATATCCTAATGA AGCTAAAAGTTTCGCTTCTAGTCTGACGACTGCAATTTTTTACATTCTAACGTTTTCGGCGACCAAAGTATATTTAAGTGTCGAAAATACTTTGGGCCTGAATAACACCTTCTTCATGATGGCAGCTTCCAGTTTTGTTGGATTCGTATACCTCTACAGAAATATGCCGGAGACCGAGAACAAAACTTTAATGGAAATTGAAGAATTTTTTGTACCCAAAAGCGAACAAACTTCTTCTGAGATATCACCTGAACCCCAAGCCGTATGa